The Electrophorus electricus isolate fEleEle1 chromosome 19, fEleEle1.pri, whole genome shotgun sequence genome has a segment encoding these proteins:
- the si:dkeyp-67a8.2 gene encoding myeloid-associated differentiation marker homolog has product MALVVPVPSRLLWARLAALVFACVAFSVAHGSGANGGMYDWCMFCWVFSFAGTLLVLLVELLGLQSLSPVSWTNFPITFACYAALFCLCASFIFPFHFIKDTNVYDKSRNHRIASTVFSCLATFAYVVEVSLTRARPGEVAGYMATVPGLLKVFETFVASVIFVFISNPISYTYHDALKWCMAVYCICFIISAAIVMLCVGECTGFLPFPFSRFLSAYALLAVVMYLTATIIWPVFQFDSHYSTVKRDYHCLSRGLCLWEKLVTIAVLTAVNFLLYLADLAYSARLVFVST; this is encoded by the coding sequence ATGGCCTTGGTAGTCCCGGTCCCATCCCGTCTACTGTGGGCTCGTTTAGCAGCCCtggtgtttgcatgtgtggcGTTCAGTGTCGCGCACGGATCAGGCGCGAATGGTGGTATGTACGACTggtgcatgttctgctgggtgTTCAGTTTCGCCGGCACCTTGCTGGTGTTGCTGGTGGAGCTGCTGGGTCTGCAGTCACTAAGTCCCGTGTCCTGGACCAACTTCCCCATCACTTTTGCCTGTTACGCAGCACTCTTCTGCCTCTGTGCCTCCTTCATCTTCCCATTTCACTTCATCAAAGACACCAATGTCTATGACAAGAGCCGCAATCACAGGATTGCCAGCACAGTCTTTTCCTGCCTGGCCACCTTTGCGTACGTGGTAGAGGTGAGCTTGACTCGCGCGCGCCCCGGTGAAGTGGCCGGCTACATGGCTACGGTGCCCGGCCTGCTCAAGGTGTTCGAGACCTTCGTGGCCAGTGTCATCTTTGTCTTCATCAGCAATCCCATATCCTACACCTATCACGACGCGCTGAAATGGTGCATGGCTGTTTACTGTATTTGCTTCATCATATCAGCAGCCATTGTGATGCTGTGTGTCGGCGAGTGTACGGGCTTCCTTCCTTTCCCATTTTCCCGCTTCCTGTCTGCCTATGCCCTATTGGCCGTGGTGATGTACCTCACTGCTACCATCATCTGGCCGGTTTTTCAGTTTGATAGCCATTACTCCACGGTGAAGCGGGACTATCACTGCCTCTCTAGGGGACTTTGTCTGTGGGAAAAACTGGTCACCATAGCTGTACTGACCGCTGTCAACTTTCTGTTGTACCTGGCAGATCTGGCATACTCTGCCCGATTGGTGTTTGTCAGCACATGA